A single window of Psychrobacter raelei DNA harbors:
- a CDS encoding carbonic anhydrase, translating to MPSRNSGERPKTGEEALQWLKVGNDRYVKSLNNPGNAVATRHELISEQDPFAIILGCSDARVPVEIVFDQGLGDLFVIRVAGNVVAPSQIGSIEFAVEKFDTRLVVVLGHSNCGAVTACVDALMNPEQNYTTNLQSIVDRIRPSVYNLHELATAKGGEVDKQKLIDSSISANVRMSVSQLKHASRLLEDMNRTGELLIVGAEYNLDTGEVEFLPM from the coding sequence ATGCCATCAAGAAACTCAGGAGAGAGACCAAAAACTGGCGAGGAAGCCCTGCAGTGGTTAAAAGTTGGTAATGATCGCTATGTCAAAAGCTTAAATAACCCTGGAAATGCGGTCGCCACGCGTCATGAGCTGATCTCAGAGCAAGATCCTTTTGCCATTATTCTTGGCTGCTCAGATGCCCGTGTGCCGGTTGAAATTGTATTTGACCAAGGCCTAGGTGACTTGTTTGTTATTCGTGTTGCTGGTAATGTGGTCGCACCTTCCCAAATTGGTTCTATCGAATTTGCTGTTGAGAAGTTTGATACCCGTTTGGTTGTGGTACTTGGCCATTCAAATTGCGGCGCGGTGACCGCTTGCGTGGATGCTTTGATGAACCCAGAGCAAAACTATACCACCAACTTGCAATCTATCGTTGATCGTATTCGGCCCAGTGTCTATAACCTACATGAGTTGGCTACGGCCAAAGGTGGTGAGGTAGATAAACAAAAACTTATTGATAGCTCAATCAGTGCCAATGTGCGTATGTCTGTGAGCCAATTAAAGCATGCCTCACGCCTACTTGAAGACATGAACCGTACCGGTGAGCTGCTCATTGTGGGTGCCGAATACAACTTAGATACCGGTGAAGTTGAATTTTTGCCCATGTAA
- a CDS encoding c-type cytochrome has protein sequence MPIKSLMLATLLPLSLALSACNSGGVSSDVSARQDTMKNWKDTKDSMESMIKSPQSFDAAKFKEDTQFLADDALTPWQHFQDKAAVGGANTTVWSNPEGFTAAAEKFKQAATNLNTVAQSATTADQVQPAFNELGESCKSCHQEFKAK, from the coding sequence ATGCCGATTAAATCTTTAATGCTAGCCACTTTATTGCCCTTAAGCTTAGCCCTATCCGCTTGTAACTCAGGCGGCGTAAGCTCAGATGTGAGCGCACGTCAAGACACCATGAAAAACTGGAAAGATACCAAAGACTCAATGGAGAGCATGATCAAATCTCCGCAAAGCTTTGATGCTGCTAAGTTTAAAGAAGATACCCAGTTTTTGGCGGATGATGCCTTGACCCCTTGGCAACATTTCCAAGACAAAGCGGCAGTGGGTGGCGCCAACACGACTGTTTGGTCGAACCCAGAAGGCTTTACAGCCGCAGCAGAAAAATTCAAACAAGCCGCAACCAACCTAAACACTGTGGCGCAAAGTGCGACCACAGCAGATCAAGTTCAGCCCGCCTTTAATGAATTAGGCGAAAGCTGCAAGTCTTGTCACCAAGAGTTCAAAGCCAAGTAA
- a CDS encoding mechanosensitive ion channel family protein encodes MPQLDSVSDKINEYQTIASAANQMVNDFIVRLPYFIVALSVLLLFWLLSILFKKLVTKLLLKTHTHRNLIRVFQRIGGALIIFVGVMVAMVIAIPGFTPAKLVGALGIGSVAIGFAFKDIFQNLLSGILLLLSEPFRIGDQIVSGDYEGTVEDIKVRATTIRTYDGRQVVIPNSQLYTSALTVNTAYKRRRLELTVGISYQDDINEAKAAILEALKQSETVSKLAEPSVVATEFSGSSIDLKVRWYIDDGTQANKVASIHEVIVQTKSHLDAAGVSIPFPIRTLDFSDASAQALIDNMVSAQQVSQSCAHKSSRK; translated from the coding sequence ATGCCACAGCTTGATAGTGTCAGCGATAAGATTAACGAATACCAGACCATAGCATCTGCTGCCAATCAAATGGTGAATGACTTTATCGTACGGCTGCCTTATTTTATTGTGGCCTTATCGGTGCTGCTGCTGTTTTGGCTGCTGTCGATACTGTTCAAAAAGCTTGTCACTAAGCTATTATTAAAGACGCACACCCACCGTAACTTGATCAGGGTTTTTCAGCGTATTGGTGGCGCACTCATTATCTTCGTGGGAGTGATGGTGGCCATGGTCATTGCCATCCCTGGGTTCACACCTGCCAAATTGGTCGGTGCGCTGGGCATTGGTTCGGTGGCCATCGGTTTTGCCTTCAAGGACATCTTCCAAAATCTGTTGTCCGGTATTTTATTGCTGCTGTCTGAGCCGTTTCGTATCGGAGATCAGATTGTCTCAGGAGACTATGAAGGGACGGTTGAAGACATTAAGGTACGTGCGACCACCATTCGCACCTATGATGGGCGACAAGTGGTCATCCCCAATTCTCAGCTGTATACCAGTGCATTAACAGTGAATACGGCGTATAAGCGTCGCCGGTTAGAGCTGACGGTCGGCATTAGTTATCAAGATGATATTAATGAGGCGAAAGCGGCGATACTAGAGGCATTAAAGCAGTCTGAGACCGTCTCTAAGTTGGCTGAGCCTTCGGTGGTGGCGACTGAATTTAGTGGCTCAAGCATTGACTTGAAGGTGCGCTGGTATATCGATGATGGGACACAGGCCAATAAGGTGGCCTCTATTCATGAAGTGATTGTACAGACAAAATCACATTTGGATGCGGCCGGGGTCAGTATACCTTTTCCGATTCGCACCTTGGATTTTAGTGATGCCTCAGCCCAAGCTTTAATAGACAACATGGTAAGCGCCCAACAGGTGTCACAAAGCTGCGCTCATAAAAGCAGCCGTAAGTGA
- the aroB gene encoding 3-dehydroquinate synthase, whose protein sequence is MKANLVVHTQSHDYPIIITSQCDMAKEIAPYIKGKQVMIVTNTTVEKLYLADLAAGLEEDFEVMSVVLPDGEQYKTQQYIDTIYDALMDNHCSRDVTLVALGGGVIGDMTGFAAASFMRGVNFIQIPTTLLSQVDSSVGGKTGINHPKGKNMIGAFWQPQMVLADMHTLTTLPQRELSAGMAEVIKYALIMDETFLDWLEDNMAALMGLDKVALAEAVARCCQYKADIVAQDEREAGKRALLNFGHTFGHVIETHEGYGQWLHGEAVAAGMVQAAQLSHKMGWISEAQLQRICAVLISAKLPTQPPSIDTQIALDLMQHDKKVKSGQVRLILLKSVGDAVVTADFEPKLLEEVLASCVPN, encoded by the coding sequence ATGAAAGCAAATTTAGTCGTCCACACCCAAAGCCATGATTATCCCATCATTATCACCAGTCAGTGTGATATGGCCAAAGAAATTGCGCCTTATATCAAGGGCAAACAAGTGATGATAGTCACCAACACCACAGTTGAAAAGCTGTATCTAGCAGACTTGGCTGCGGGGCTAGAAGAGGACTTTGAGGTAATGAGTGTGGTGCTACCAGACGGTGAGCAATACAAGACTCAGCAGTATATTGATACCATTTATGACGCCTTGATGGACAACCACTGCAGCCGTGACGTGACCTTGGTGGCCCTAGGCGGTGGGGTGATTGGCGATATGACCGGCTTTGCTGCGGCAAGCTTTATGCGCGGGGTGAATTTTATCCAAATCCCAACCACCTTATTGTCTCAAGTGGATTCTAGTGTGGGCGGTAAAACAGGTATTAATCATCCAAAGGGTAAGAACATGATTGGCGCCTTTTGGCAGCCACAAATGGTGCTGGCTGATATGCACACCTTGACCACCTTGCCCCAGCGTGAGTTGTCAGCGGGTATGGCTGAGGTGATCAAATACGCGCTGATTATGGACGAGACGTTTTTAGATTGGTTAGAGGACAATATGGCCGCTTTAATGGGGCTTGATAAAGTGGCATTGGCAGAAGCGGTGGCGCGCTGTTGTCAGTACAAGGCCGATATCGTGGCACAAGATGAGCGCGAAGCGGGTAAGCGGGCGCTGCTAAACTTTGGTCATACCTTCGGTCATGTGATTGAGACCCATGAGGGCTATGGTCAGTGGCTGCACGGCGAGGCAGTGGCTGCCGGAATGGTGCAGGCCGCTCAGCTGTCGCATAAGATGGGCTGGATAAGTGAGGCGCAGCTGCAGCGTATCTGTGCGGTGTTGATATCGGCCAAGCTGCCCACACAGCCGCCTAGCATAGATACCCAAATTGCCCTTGACTTAATGCAGCACGATAAAAAAGTTAAGTCAGGACAAGTTAGGCTGATTTTGTTAAAATCAGTGGGTGATGCCGTCGTTACTGCTGACTTTGAGCCTAAGCTGCTTGAAGAGGTGCTTGCAAGCTGCGTACCTAATTAA
- the gloA gene encoding lactoylglutathione lyase, whose translation MSVNYVDQPKGSVVVDGVQPIAAATTGYTFNHTMLRVKDPKASLEFYTGVLGMTLLTVKKFPEMAFDLYFLAKLTDDERANLPENEELAIYTFRQRGILELTHNYGTETQPGRIYHDGNAEPQGFGHICFSVPDLTAAVEWFDKNNVEFKKRPEEGKMKNVVFIKDVDGYWIEVVQADLMG comes from the coding sequence ATGTCTGTTAATTATGTTGACCAACCCAAAGGCTCCGTTGTGGTAGATGGCGTACAGCCGATTGCTGCGGCAACCACAGGTTATACTTTTAACCACACCATGCTACGGGTTAAAGACCCCAAAGCGTCGCTTGAATTTTATACCGGTGTGCTGGGTATGACGCTTTTGACGGTAAAAAAATTCCCAGAAATGGCATTTGATTTGTACTTTTTGGCCAAATTAACCGATGACGAGCGCGCCAATTTGCCAGAAAACGAAGAATTAGCGATTTATACTTTCCGTCAACGTGGTATTTTAGAGTTGACCCATAACTATGGCACCGAGACCCAGCCAGGACGTATTTATCATGACGGCAATGCTGAGCCACAAGGTTTTGGTCACATTTGCTTTAGCGTCCCTGACTTAACTGCCGCCGTAGAGTGGTTTGATAAAAACAACGTAGAGTTCAAAAAACGCCCAGAAGAGGGGAAAATGAAGAACGTGGTGTTTATCAAAGATGTTGATGGTTACTGGATTGAAGTGGTACAGGCTGATCTTATGGGTTAA
- a CDS encoding shikimate kinase — MQSTLPSLFIVGPMGAGKTTVGKLLAKHLGRDFIDSDHYICEQTGADIPWIFEKEGETGFREREARAIAELTALPNVVLATGGGVVMQPQNRDNLTKQGITIYLRANVDVQLKRTAKDKSRPLLNTPNPRAVLQSLFDVRDPLYREVADIVVETGDGYPRYMLKKIIEALKQHYPEHMKS; from the coding sequence ATGCAATCGACATTGCCGTCATTATTTATTGTAGGCCCTATGGGAGCGGGGAAAACTACGGTTGGTAAGCTGTTGGCAAAACATTTGGGCCGAGATTTTATAGACAGTGATCACTATATTTGTGAGCAGACAGGCGCCGATATTCCGTGGATCTTCGAAAAAGAGGGTGAGACGGGGTTTCGAGAGCGTGAAGCACGTGCTATTGCTGAGCTGACAGCTTTGCCCAATGTGGTATTGGCGACAGGTGGCGGGGTAGTGATGCAGCCACAAAATAGAGACAATCTAACCAAACAAGGCATTACCATTTATTTGCGGGCCAATGTGGATGTACAGCTTAAAAGAACCGCCAAAGATAAGTCGCGTCCTTTATTAAATACCCCCAATCCTCGAGCGGTGCTGCAGTCTTTGTTCGATGTGCGTGACCCGTTATACCGCGAAGTGGCAGATATCGTGGTGGAGACCGGCGATGGCTACCCACGCTATATGCTCAAAAAAATCATAGAAGCGTTAAAGCAGCATTATCCTGAGCACATGAAATCCTAA
- a CDS encoding glutamate synthase subunit beta, translated as MKRINNNFQFLDVPRREPEKKDIVTRSTEFVEIYSPFEATEAAQQAHRCLECGNPYCEWKCPVHNYIPNWLKLATEGQIFQAAELCHRTNTLPEVCGRVCPQDRLCEGACTLNDGFGAVTIGNVEKYINDTAFALGWRPDMSDVQWTDKKVAIIGAGPAGLGCADILVRAGVKPVVFDKRPEIGGLLTFGIPEFKMEKQVMRNRRTVFEGMGIEFRLNTEIGTDVTIDELLEDYDAVFMGMGTYTYMRGGYPGEELFGVYDALDYLIANVNRCNEWEQDPSQYINLKDKKVVVLGGGDTAMDCNRTAIRQGAERVVCAYRRDEANMPGSLREVKNAKEEGVEFLFNRQPTQIVGLNGQVTGVKVVTTQLGKPDNRGRQRPEPIPNSEEIIECDAVIMAFGFRPSPADWFEQSAVKVDNSGRVLAPEEQGFKFQTSNPKIFAGGDMVRGSDLVVTAIWEGREAAKGILDYLEV; from the coding sequence ATGAAGCGTATTAATAACAATTTTCAGTTTTTGGACGTGCCCCGTCGTGAGCCTGAGAAAAAAGACATCGTCACCCGCTCTACCGAATTTGTGGAGATTTATAGTCCCTTTGAGGCGACTGAGGCGGCGCAGCAAGCCCACCGCTGCTTAGAGTGCGGTAACCCTTATTGTGAATGGAAGTGTCCGGTACATAACTACATTCCTAACTGGTTAAAGCTTGCCACTGAAGGTCAGATTTTCCAAGCGGCTGAGCTTTGCCACCGCACCAACACTTTACCTGAAGTGTGTGGCCGTGTGTGCCCCCAAGATAGATTATGTGAAGGCGCTTGTACTTTAAATGATGGCTTTGGCGCTGTGACCATTGGTAATGTTGAAAAATACATCAACGATACGGCCTTCGCCCTAGGTTGGCGCCCAGATATGAGTGATGTACAGTGGACGGATAAAAAGGTGGCCATTATTGGTGCCGGTCCTGCTGGTCTAGGCTGTGCCGATATTTTGGTGCGCGCGGGTGTGAAGCCTGTTGTGTTTGATAAACGCCCTGAAATTGGCGGTTTATTAACCTTTGGTATTCCTGAATTTAAGATGGAAAAACAGGTGATGCGCAATCGCCGCACAGTATTTGAAGGCATGGGTATTGAGTTTCGCTTAAATACCGAAATTGGTACAGATGTGACCATTGATGAGCTGTTAGAAGACTACGATGCCGTGTTCATGGGCATGGGCACGTATACTTATATGCGTGGCGGTTATCCAGGCGAAGAGCTATTTGGGGTGTATGATGCCCTAGATTACTTAATTGCCAACGTCAATCGCTGCAATGAGTGGGAACAAGATCCAAGCCAGTACATCAACCTAAAAGACAAAAAGGTTGTGGTGTTAGGCGGCGGCGATACCGCCATGGATTGTAACCGTACTGCCATCCGTCAAGGTGCTGAGCGTGTGGTCTGTGCCTATCGCCGAGATGAAGCCAACATGCCAGGCTCGCTACGTGAAGTAAAAAATGCCAAAGAGGAGGGGGTTGAGTTTTTATTTAACCGTCAGCCGACTCAGATTGTGGGGCTAAATGGTCAAGTGACCGGTGTGAAAGTGGTGACCACTCAGCTGGGCAAACCAGATAACCGAGGTCGTCAGCGTCCTGAGCCCATTCCCAATTCAGAAGAGATTATTGAATGTGATGCGGTTATTATGGCCTTTGGCTTCCGCCCAAGTCCTGCTGACTGGTTTGAGCAAAGCGCAGTTAAGGTTGATAACTCAGGGCGCGTTTTGGCGCCTGAAGAGCAAGGCTTTAAGTTTCAGACCAGCAACCCTAAGATTTTTGCTGGCGGTGATATGGTGCGAGGCTCGGACCTAGTGGTCACTGCCATTTGGGAAGGTCGTGAAGCGGCCAAAGGCATCTTGGATTATCTAGAAGTGTAA
- the gltB gene encoding glutamate synthase large subunit yields the protein MTQNFIANPATLDHTQNHTQPPAIDTPTYLASPDDFTDNCGFGLVAHIEGKPSHHLVKTAIHSLSCMTHRGGVAADGKTGDGCGLLLAKPVDFFQTVASELGLELDENFAVGMVFLNLDEKLAAHSQQVLDKEVAAQGLTVAGWRDVPVDLSIVGEIGRESLPQFKQIFVNAPSDLSVEDFNRKLYVARKKAELALTDDELFYVTSLNCQTVIYKGLVMPSDLPAFYSDLQDSRLHSHIVVFHQRFSTNTLPRWPLAQPFRYLAHNGELNTITANRNWSVARTPKLETPKLPEITQLHPLVNRTGSDSSSLDNMLEVLISGGMTLFHAMSILVPPAWQNVDSMDMDLRAFYEFYSQHMEPWDGPAGLVIQDGRYAVCMLDRNGLRPSRWVTTKNGYITVASEIGVWDYDPNDVIAKGRVGPGQMLVIDTLNGEVLDDQVISNRLKKAHPYRKWLREEATRIRDNEQIEEKLLEQGVLGEPLKALQKMFNITNEERTEIIRPNAENGQEPVGSMGDDTPVAVLSKQVRNVADFFRQQFAQVTNPPIDPLRESIVMSLQTCLGAETNIFNPTPRDAHRIILASPVLSPSKMQQIEALEDPAFLSQRIDINYDESLSLKVAIKQICEQVEQAVLAKKTLIILSDKGIEKGKLPANAILVTGAVHHYLIEKGLRTDANLIVETGVARDSHQVAVLIGFGATCVYPYLAYDVISDLVASGELLGDPLQARANFRKGLDKGLLKILSKMGISTIVSYRGAQLFEAVGLSEEIVEMCFKGVQSRIKGATFEDLTKDQALLAKNAFSRRTPLDQGGMLKFVFNKEYHAFNPDVINTLHKAVRTGDYENYREYANLVNMRPVATLRDLLALKSDNPISVDEVEGIEAILPRFDSAGMSLGALSPEAHEAIAMAMNTIGGRSNSGEGGEDPVRYGTMRNSKIKQIASGRFGVTPAYLRSAQVMQIKVAQGAKPGEGGQLPGGKVNSLIARLRYSVPGVTLISPPPHHDIYSIEDLAQLIFDLKQVNPEALVSVKLVSRPGVGTIATGVAKAYADLITVSGYDGGTAASPLSSIHHAGSPWELGLAEAHQSLRVNGLRDKVRMQTDGGLKTGLDVVKAAILGAESFGFGTTPMIAVGCKYLRICHLNNCPTGVATQQARLRDEHFIGEAEMLINFFKFVATETREWLAFLGVRTMEELVGRTDLLELLEGTTDQQRNLDLSPLLRTHPAAEGKPHTCQVERNEPFDKGLLAEKMVDDMILAIRQGHGGTYSYQVGNCDRSIGARISGEIAQVWGNLGMSDSPIKLHLAGTAGQSLGVWNAGGLNIELEGDANDYVGKGMAGGEIVIYPPKGSTFASQETAIIGNTCLYGATGGKLYASGTAGERFAVRNSGAHAVIEGVGDHCCEYMTGGVVTVLGKTGLNFGAGMTGGFAFVLDLDNSFFDRCNHELIDLHRISSEQTEEHRIYLKQIIETHVEKTGSAWGRQILADFEHYVRKVFLVKPKAANMASLLHSTTADPQ from the coding sequence ATGACCCAGAATTTTATAGCCAATCCTGCAACCTTAGACCACACTCAGAACCATACACAACCCCCCGCTATAGACACCCCCACCTATCTTGCTTCTCCTGACGATTTCACCGATAACTGCGGCTTTGGCCTAGTTGCTCACATCGAAGGCAAACCCAGTCACCATTTAGTAAAAACTGCCATTCATAGCTTAAGCTGTATGACCCACCGTGGTGGTGTAGCCGCTGATGGTAAAACAGGCGATGGGTGTGGCTTATTATTGGCCAAGCCAGTTGACTTCTTCCAGACCGTGGCCTCAGAGCTTGGCCTTGAGCTCGATGAAAACTTCGCTGTCGGTATGGTGTTTTTAAATCTAGATGAAAAGCTTGCTGCACACAGTCAACAAGTATTGGACAAAGAGGTGGCAGCCCAAGGCTTAACGGTTGCCGGCTGGCGTGATGTGCCTGTGGATTTGTCCATTGTGGGTGAGATCGGCCGTGAATCTTTGCCGCAGTTTAAACAGATTTTTGTGAATGCTCCTAGTGATTTAAGCGTTGAGGATTTTAACCGCAAGCTGTATGTCGCCCGCAAAAAAGCTGAGCTTGCACTGACCGATGATGAGCTGTTTTATGTGACCTCATTAAATTGCCAGACAGTCATTTATAAGGGCCTTGTTATGCCCTCTGACTTGCCTGCCTTTTATAGTGACTTGCAAGACAGCCGCCTGCACTCGCATATTGTGGTGTTCCATCAGCGCTTCTCAACCAATACCTTACCGCGTTGGCCATTGGCTCAGCCGTTTCGTTATTTGGCACACAACGGTGAGCTAAATACCATTACTGCCAACCGTAACTGGTCTGTGGCACGTACGCCAAAACTTGAAACGCCAAAGCTACCAGAGATTACTCAGCTACACCCGTTAGTGAACCGTACCGGCTCTGACTCTTCAAGCCTTGATAACATGCTTGAGGTGCTTATTTCAGGGGGTATGACCTTATTCCATGCGATGTCTATTTTGGTGCCACCCGCTTGGCAGAACGTGGACAGCATGGACATGGACTTGCGTGCCTTTTATGAGTTCTACTCGCAGCATATGGAGCCTTGGGATGGACCGGCAGGTCTGGTGATCCAAGATGGTCGCTATGCGGTGTGTATGCTTGACCGCAATGGTTTGCGCCCGTCACGCTGGGTCACCACCAAAAATGGCTACATTACGGTTGCCTCAGAGATTGGGGTTTGGGATTATGATCCTAATGACGTGATTGCCAAAGGCCGTGTTGGGCCTGGCCAAATGCTGGTTATCGATACCTTAAATGGTGAAGTATTAGACGATCAAGTTATCAGCAATCGCCTAAAAAAAGCGCACCCTTATCGCAAATGGCTGCGTGAAGAAGCCACCCGCATCCGTGATAATGAGCAGATAGAAGAGAAGCTGCTTGAACAGGGTGTACTCGGTGAGCCGCTAAAAGCGCTACAAAAAATGTTCAACATTACCAATGAAGAGCGCACTGAGATTATCCGTCCCAATGCCGAAAATGGCCAAGAGCCGGTGGGTTCAATGGGAGACGATACCCCTGTTGCGGTGCTGTCTAAGCAAGTACGTAACGTAGCCGACTTCTTCCGTCAGCAGTTCGCTCAGGTCACCAATCCCCCGATTGACCCCTTGCGTGAGTCTATCGTGATGTCATTGCAAACCTGTTTGGGTGCAGAGACCAACATCTTTAACCCAACCCCTCGTGATGCGCACCGTATTATTCTAGCCTCACCCGTGCTGTCACCGAGCAAAATGCAGCAAATTGAAGCCTTGGAGGACCCCGCCTTTTTAAGTCAGCGTATCGACATCAACTATGATGAGTCGTTAAGCTTAAAGGTGGCAATTAAGCAAATTTGTGAACAAGTTGAGCAGGCGGTTTTAGCCAAAAAGACCTTAATTATCTTATCAGACAAAGGCATTGAGAAAGGTAAATTGCCCGCCAACGCTATTTTGGTCACTGGTGCTGTGCATCATTACCTAATCGAAAAAGGTCTGCGTACCGATGCCAACTTAATTGTAGAAACTGGCGTGGCGCGTGACTCACATCAAGTGGCAGTCTTGATCGGCTTTGGTGCCACGTGTGTGTATCCGTACTTGGCCTACGATGTCATCTCAGATTTAGTGGCGTCAGGTGAATTGTTGGGCGATCCGCTGCAAGCACGTGCCAATTTCCGCAAAGGCTTGGATAAAGGGCTGCTTAAAATCTTATCTAAAATGGGTATCTCAACCATTGTCTCTTATCGCGGCGCGCAATTATTTGAAGCCGTTGGCTTATCAGAAGAGATCGTTGAGATGTGCTTTAAAGGGGTGCAAAGCCGTATTAAAGGCGCCACTTTTGAAGACTTGACCAAAGACCAAGCGTTATTGGCCAAAAATGCCTTTAGTCGCCGCACCCCACTAGACCAAGGTGGTATGCTCAAGTTTGTGTTTAATAAAGAGTATCACGCATTTAACCCAGATGTGATTAACACCTTACACAAAGCGGTACGCACTGGCGATTATGAGAATTACCGTGAATACGCCAACTTGGTGAATATGCGCCCTGTGGCCACCTTGCGCGATTTGTTAGCCCTTAAATCAGACAACCCCATTAGCGTGGATGAAGTTGAGGGTATCGAGGCAATCTTGCCACGCTTTGATTCAGCGGGTATGTCATTAGGGGCATTATCCCCTGAAGCGCACGAAGCAATTGCGATGGCGATGAATACCATCGGCGGCCGTTCCAACTCCGGTGAGGGCGGTGAAGACCCTGTGCGTTATGGCACCATGCGTAACTCAAAAATCAAACAGATTGCGTCAGGTCGCTTTGGGGTAACCCCAGCTTATCTGCGCTCAGCACAAGTGATGCAGATTAAAGTGGCTCAGGGTGCAAAACCTGGCGAAGGCGGGCAGTTGCCAGGGGGTAAGGTCAACTCGTTAATCGCTCGTCTACGCTATTCAGTGCCGGGTGTGACTTTGATTTCACCCCCACCACATCATGATATTTACTCTATTGAAGATTTGGCACAGCTTATTTTTGACTTAAAGCAAGTCAACCCAGAAGCCTTAGTGTCGGTCAAATTGGTATCGCGCCCAGGCGTAGGCACCATCGCCACTGGTGTGGCAAAAGCGTATGCAGACTTGATTACCGTCTCAGGATATGACGGCGGTACAGCAGCATCACCTTTGTCCTCTATTCACCATGCCGGCTCACCGTGGGAGCTTGGCTTGGCCGAAGCGCATCAGTCTTTGCGTGTTAATGGTCTGCGTGACAAAGTACGGATGCAAACCGATGGGGGCTTAAAGACAGGTCTTGATGTGGTCAAAGCGGCTATTTTGGGGGCAGAAAGCTTCGGCTTTGGTACCACGCCTATGATTGCGGTGGGCTGTAAATACCTACGTATCTGCCATCTAAACAACTGTCCGACAGGGGTTGCCACTCAGCAAGCACGTCTGCGTGATGAGCACTTCATCGGTGAAGCTGAAATGCTGATTAACTTCTTTAAGTTTGTCGCCACCGAGACCCGTGAATGGCTGGCCTTCTTAGGCGTACGTACTATGGAGGAGTTGGTAGGCCGTACAGATTTATTAGAGCTGTTAGAGGGCACTACCGATCAGCAGCGTAACCTAGATTTATCGCCACTACTGCGCACTCATCCTGCCGCAGAGGGCAAGCCACATACTTGCCAAGTTGAGCGCAATGAGCCCTTTGATAAAGGCTTACTGGCTGAAAAAATGGTCGATGATATGATTTTGGCCATTCGCCAAGGTCATGGCGGTACTTACAGCTATCAAGTGGGCAACTGTGACCGCTCAATTGGGGCACGTATCTCAGGTGAAATTGCTCAGGTGTGGGGTAATTTAGGCATGTCAGATAGCCCCATCAAGCTGCACTTGGCGGGTACCGCGGGTCAAAGCTTGGGCGTGTGGAACGCAGGTGGGCTTAATATTGAGCTTGAAGGCGATGCCAATGACTATGTGGGCAAAGGCATGGCAGGCGGTGAGATTGTTATTTATCCGCCCAAAGGCTCAACGTTTGCCTCACAAGAAACCGCCATTATCGGTAACACCTGTTTGTATGGTGCCACCGGTGGTAAGCTATATGCTTCAGGGACAGCGGGTGAGCGCTTTGCGGTACGTAACTCAGGCGCACACGCCGTTATCGAGGGCGTGGGTGATCACTGCTGTGAATATATGACAGGTGGTGTGGTCACGGTACTGGGTAAAACCGGGCTTAACTTCGGGGCAGGTATGACCGGTGGTTTTGCCTTTGTACTCGATTTAGATAACAGCTTCTTTGATCGTTGTAATCATGAGCTTATTGACTTGCATCGTATCTCAAGCGAGCAGACCGAAGAGCACCGCATTTATCTAAAACAGATTATTGAAACCCATGTGGAGAAGACAGGCAGTGCTTGGGGCCGTCAGATTTTGGCTGACTTTGAGCATTATGTGCGCAAAGTCTTCTTGGTGAAACCAAAAGCCGCTAATATGGCATCATTGCTGCATAGCACCACCGCAGATCCACAATAA